Within Ischnura elegans chromosome 6, ioIscEleg1.1, whole genome shotgun sequence, the genomic segment gtcattcaaatgtcttgcaattcctgatTAGTCGtcattatttacgaaatatcatctatgttctttcattcttgttttaaaactcctcccagtctggccaatatatttggtttcacaatcgtCACAAGTCAGTTCATACActccacttttattatcattacAATATGCGTCTTTagagttaaacaataatttacctagtgtcaatggattataaaaagcCACTTTAGttttgtcatttgaaataatcttgtcaagtttaaaagaaattttttggatAAATGGTATCTTTCACCAGTTAGATGGTTTGTCTCTATTCTCTGGTTTGTGGGCTATCATATTGAGGGCTCTTTTCCGTCTATAACATTCTAAGAGTCTGTTTATCAAAACTGTGTCGAATCCATTCCTTCTCGGAATGGTTTTGATGGCGTTTAACTCTAAGTTGAAATTTTCTACGGACATTGGTATGTTTGTTAATCTGTTGATAATTGCTTTGAACGAGCTTATTTTGTGGGAGGGATGGTGGTTAGAAGAGTTGGGAATTATAACGTCCGTAAAAGTACTCTTACGGTAGATTGAGTAATCGTGATAGCCCTTTTCAATGGAAATGCTTAAATCAAGGAAGTTGATATTTTTGCCTCCATATTCTATGATGAACTTAATTGATTTGTGAATTGAGTTTAAAAGGGACAAAAAACCATCTATCTGACGAGAGGTACCTGACCACAACATAAAATATCATCAACATACCGATACCAATAACAAACATTCTTTAGCAGGGGATTTTTGGATTTGAACAGGTTTTGCTCTAGATTGGCTATGAAAATTTCCGCTAGAATTGGTGATAATGGTGACCCCATAGCCAGACTAGTCTGTTGTTTATAAAACTTcccattatataaaaaatagttctGATCGGTACATGTATCTAAAAGTAACTTAATTTCATTCACCAAGGATGCATTTAGACCAGAATCTTTTAGTAAATTAGCCGCTAAGGTACATGCTTCTTTTGCTGGTACTGAAGTAAACAAATTACACACATCAAAAGATAAAATCTTAGCGTTAGGTGGAATttgttgttttaataagctgaatataaaAGATTTCCACCACATCACGCcagacactgtatcttttatggcaaaaagtcgtttcgtctgaaagcggcctcaatgtagcattgtgtGCATTTCATGCTGTAGACGGCACATCGCCGGGCTGGATTGAAATGGGCACCGTGCTGACAACAACGTGATGATACtcatttgaagacatccatagagacctaTATAGGTTGAAAGGACGttgccgtgccgtggacggcggcaggCGAACATTGCTCGTTTGAAAGTGAATGCAGCTATGGAAATGTTACAAtattggcgagagcgacaaattAATGAACCTTTAAATGTGCCTGTTAgtgagcaactctcaaaagaaaaaaatgttgccgccatgcaatcggaaagtaatacatgcattttttaaatctttatttttcactttttggccttgaatacgctgcatAATATTCCGGCTTCGGGTGCCAAGATCAATGCCTCGCCACTGTTTCAAGCTGGTTCCAAAGTACTGACTTTATGTGATCAGTTCTcaataccggttccacaggcTAAAAACTGGCAGTACCGAGAATCGAAtaccggaaccgacccatctctagtctCCATTCTGCATCCGGCATTCATGGTGGTCGGACGTGTGTAGCTCTGTAGCCTAAAGCGTCTATACATGTGCCTTAAGTTGTCTGCATATTGTGATTAAAACGTATCACGTAGCACTAATCAACAAACACTAACTATTTACGAACTCACAAAGCaatttgaaatcttcatgaagtgcaacaagtgtgaagaagatattgttgacgaggagttcgtcaattgttacggctgctcgtcaagaattcacttcaactgtgccggcatcagagagtcgacatataggtctatgtcctcgaagaaaaaagaggcttggagatgtgttacctgtcgttgtgctgagaattcaaagcaaaatgagcaaagcagaaatccaccagctgcatccgtagaggctcagccagctgaggaacaacaagagagctgttccactgatgctgttctcacgagggaggatgtactacaaattaagaagagtcttaccttcctcagccacggctatgatgagtttgtgagtaccataaatgcttttaagaacactgtgggtgagctgaataacactatcagtgacctaaaagaacaacttaaacagaaagacactcttatttgtgatctccaaaagaaggttaaccggttggagcaaaaacagctagaaaaccgcttagaaattgtgggtattcccttgggtgatagtgatagcagtgagctcctgactgctaaagttatcgatgttgccaaggatgttggcgttgtaattgatagcagaactatatctgaggttttcgtccttcctaaggctaaaacaaagctacaaaaaatcgttgttgagtttaacagcaaagttgtgaggaaatctcttttaatcaacagaacctccttgaacagccctgagaacaggaaaaagtaccctaatgcaaaaatatacatcaatgaaagtctaactccttatctcaaaaacttgatgtggcaagttaggactagggctaaagaacttgatttcaaatttgtctggtatagaaatggtggaatacttgtcaaaaaaaacgaaaccagccgaataattaaagtggaaaatgaaaatgacctatgtaaattgatataatatatatttcaattgattatattcctgtttcttattactgattttgttattgtcattaagtatttaacactataagacacattaagtgttctatctgtttgctgttgaaattgaaagatcttttggcatcatggatccattgtcatcaatagctagtgatgttgaatgcaaatcctatgagagcactggtggtttcttgaataatgtaaatttgtttaaaggttgtattttttgttcgttgaatgtgaggtcattgaagaaaggttgggatgaagtaaaagtattgctcaatatgctgaataataggggtcaggtattggcatgtttgttgactgaggtcaatataaaatcatcagaaatgggtccttacaacctactaggtttcaactctttccataaactgagggaagaacgaaagggtggaggtatgattgtctttctgagggaggtcttgcctgcaacggtagttgatttcgagttggacgaatgcgagtcattgatcttgaaaatggtttatgattctaacacagtgttattagtatgtgtttacagaccaccacattgtaagaagaaggatttcctcattagtctggaatccttcctcgaaagtagatcagaaaaccagattatattgattggtgactttaatttgaatctaaaatcgaaaaaagatactaatgtggacgcatacaaaaatttacttgcatccaatgggctcactgcttgtatcacaaaaagcactagaatagaaataaaaaaacgtaaagtgacagcttcatgcttggatcacattaacgttaaaggtttccactcaaaacttgatggtttcattatcaaaacaaaaatatctgatcactttcctgttggtgttttcatacacacagataagagcttacctgaagataaggttatgggacaatctactcatctttgcgaccggagggtaacacaattaataaacagaataaactggtcgacactacttacactcaatgattctgacagcatttatcagcaactgtgcgaaaagttaaatcatctttattcattatctaaaatcaggcaacgggaaaatatcggtaataatacatttaaacttccgtggatgaataatgctatttattcagaaatacagataagagacacactattcaaaaaatacaaatccaatacaacaaacaaagtgcacagaaataattacagaacccaaagaaataaggtaacttccttgataaggcgatctaaaatctcttatgttcgctctaatctcgaaaggaacaaagacgacattaggaagacttggctactgatcaatagccttaggggtgtcaccagtaagaaaagcattgatatgcaaataaaatcaaattttaagaatattaatttaaactatgtctgcgaatcctttgcatctcaattcactaatgacatacaaaaaatactgccccaatgctcacaacacattctcaaccctggtgctaaaaaaataattccatctacctttttattgttgccagcaactccagctgatatccaaagtatattacagcaatcaaaaaataaatgcccagggcacgataatataagaatgatcgatctcagttgtaaacatgacatcattgctgcaacaacccactggataaacaaaagcataactgaaggtaaattacataacgatttaaagttagcggtaatcagaccgatatataaacaaggaaagaaaaacgacacaaacaattatcgtcccatttctattctaccctccttggataaagtcatagaaagatattttgcggtacaattaattaacttcatagaaaaattcaacattatcactacacatcaatatgggtaccaaagaaataaaagtgcacgatcgcttctggagtacttcagtgaagatgtacggaaaagcctaaataagaactggtccgttctcgctgtatatatcgacttcactaaagctttcgatactatcgatatcaacatccttttaaaaaaactggaacgatgtggaatacgaggaataccgcttacatggttagaaagctatctcaccaataggaaattacttgtaaaattatttgaacataagagcacgattaaatctgtcacctctggtgtgccacaaggctctatattagggccaatactcttctgtatatatgtaaacgacataccagaatatattaatcattctaaaatatatatgtatgctgatgatatagcgctagtttcaatcagcaaatcttttgaaatggctaaggaaaaaatgcaacaggatttctatgcgatacagtgctggtgccatgacaataaattagtaataaatgataagaaaacggtaaccatgcaattccgaaatgccaaggcaacgagaaaactaataaaattaagatttcatacgcatttatgccttcatactggtaaccctggccataaaaagagtaactgtcatttatattcctgttcatttatttcccaagtcaactcctttagatatttaggattgaccgtagacgaaaattttgacttcagtgagcatattaatcacttgtgtaatagacttagatgtattttgtaccaactatattgtgtgaaatataccttaccaattcaatttaaaaaaatgttgtacttaagcctcggtgaagcagtactcagatatggtttatggggctccacaaataaaaccctgttgagaaaggtggaaaaaatccaaaacaatatggtattacaattggatccaagagaaagaaatgtctttaaaatttacaaaaatctaaacatgcttccaatacgcgatttattacactacatattaataacagacaactattttaacaatagctacaaaactgtaagaaatgtaacacacgatataggactccgaagtactagaatatataatgtacctagtttcatcaacgctcacgggaaaagaaccttggaacacgtagttcctaaattgtttaatacgctaccacaaaatttgcaatcaatagaaaatatttctctactaaaaacgcgtctgagacattggttactagagaaatataatgataccgatatatgagaattatgtttgcttatgtgataatacatttatttctttgtcttgtatgtatgttaaaaatttgttatgttatgtacacatgttaaaaatttaatgacattatactactaaaaatgttaaacattgttttgttaaaaacttatcaaaatttatggtttaaacatgtataaagaaagatacatatattttgtctttattttgtcacatatataatttctttcttccaatacgagaaatatctcaaatgcaaacacgttatatattttaaaaaaaaatttaatacatatattcctgtaatgttaatgtgtaattatgtatgtactcttgctccctaataattctataatatgtttttggcaatagtggaaacattattagtgagaattcatgtttgctaatgtgataatacatttactttcttttttgcttaaagttataagttactgttactactcagttatataagttttattataacctttcctgctaccatttctaatctctgccattaaatttcttatattataaaaaagtctattgttaaaaaattttattacattatattgctaaaaattttaaacattgttttgttaaaaattaacctaaatttatggtttatacatgtataaagaaagatacatatattttgtctttattttgtcatatatattttttctttcttccaatacaagaagtaactccaatgcaatcacgttatatatcaaaaaaaatatttaatacatatattcctgtaatgttaatgtgtatttatgtatgtactcttgcttcctaataattttataatatgtttttgataATAGTGgtaacattatgagatacacaattttaaaagacaatgtacgaccacgaataaaaaaaaaactaataggcacctgctgacaagccttgataggcttagcgggacctagacttttttttcacattgtatttcttgtaaatgacatttcatctttgattaatgttatcaatttttgtaaaatttctaatctctgcaataaatattattattattaaaaaaaaaaaaaaaaaacttatgtgtACAGTGGaagttaaagcgagtacgggctatagcgacacccccgctattacgagagatagccgatgcaccgttaattgaccctataataagcgtgttgaaaaattcgtttttacgagaccctttcggtgttggctgtcgccatagcgagggtttcaccgccggaagactttcatcaagactccttaacctctgtaattgctagcgatctgttagaaatgaagttaatggagtgctcagtctgaaatgtatgtggtaaactgtcgttcgataaatataatgattcacgaaacaatgctttgcatgatttttattcagtgcggcgcttataaattgtttgaatagttagtcgttatttgagtaaggaaatttagtgatgcaaaaaaaaaaacgcctttcgtctggatttatgcttacgtttatcggatagatgtttatctgtcgccgcaccactcctgttcctgtatatctgttcgcaacagctatattggctattatttgctccacctccggttaagcgacaattcgctatagcgagtgtttatcagtgcaccgtggggtgtcgttatatcgaggttgcactgtacatgaAAGCCAGTCACATGCAATTAATTATAactcttattttttacttttcaggatTCCACAGATCAAGGTCTAGGTCTAAATCCTCGCGTGAAGGCTCAAAATCTAGAGACAATAAGTCAGGATCCagtaggaggaggagaaggtCAGCCTCTCGAGAAAGGCATTCGTCCAGTTCTCGTTATTCCAAGAGATCCAGATCCCATAGGAGCGGTAGAAGGTCAGGATCCCGGGAGCGTCGCTCTTCAAAATCTCGTGGTTCTAAAAGATCAAGGTCACCTGGTAGCAGGAAAAGATCACCATCTCCAGATTATCAACCTTCAAAATCAAGGGAGCGTCGCTCCTCAAAATCTCGTTCTAAGAGGTCAAGGTCGCCAAGTGCAAAGAAGAGGTCTAAATCTAAGGAGCGCAATTCATCTAAGTCAGGCAGATCATCTAGACCTAAGTCACCTGGAGGCAGGAAAAGATCAAGATCACCGAGTAGCAGAAAAAGGTCAAAATCCCGTGAACGTAATTCCACAAAGTCAGTCCGGTCATCGAAGCCTGGGTCACCTAGCAGTAGGAGGAGGTCAAAGTCTGGTGAACGCAGCTCCTCCAAACTTGTTAGGTCATCAAGGCCTAGATCACCTAGTGGGAGGAAAAGATCAAGGTCTCCCAGTTACAGGAGAAGGTCAAAATCTGGTGAGCGTTTCTCATCAAAGTCGGATCGATCTAAAAGACCTAGGACTCCCAGCCGAAGAAAGAGGTCAGCTTCGCCCGGGGGCAGCAGGAAAAGGTCGACCTCTAGGGATCGTCGTCCCTCCAAGCGTGGTGATTCGAGGAGATCTAGGTCACATAGCATTGTGAAAGGTTCGAAAACAAAAGACAAGGGTAAGTCACGAAGTGGTCGGGAATCTAGATCACCAAGCAGGGATTCTAAGTCTATCAAAATCCCATCAAAGTCTAATGACCCTTGTGGTTCAAGATCACCAAGTGTGAGGAAGAGGTCCGGATCAGGGGAGTTCTCACCAAAGAGAATTCGATCTCCAAGTTACAGGAAGTCAGCTTCAGTTGAGCGCAACTCTTCAAAACCTCCTAGCCCCAGGTCACCTCCTAGCATGAGAAGATCAATGTCCAGGGAAAACTTACCGCCCAAATCTCCTTATGATTCAAGGAGATCCCCTTCTCCAAGTTGTGCTCGAAGACCAGACTCACGTGAATGTGGCTCTGCTGAAAGAGATGTTCGCCCAAAGAGCCACAAGAGATCTGCTTCACATGAACGTAGTTTGTCAGCACCCAGGAGTCCAAGAAGGTCAAGTTCCCGTGGTAGCATGAGGAGATCACCATCAAAGGAGCACCCTTCAAAATTTCCCAGTCGCAGAGAATCACAATCAAGGAATAGCCGGAGGAGTTCAGAATCAGAAGAAGGCCAGTCATCAAAGCCTTACAAGTCAAGGAGATCAGTAACGCCTGATCATCGCAGGGGACCTATGACACCTGATCGCCATAGAAGATCAACCACCCCTGAACACCGTAGGAGATCTTTGACACCTGATCGTCTTAAGGGGCCTATGACTCCTGATCGCCGTAGAAGATCTATTACTCCTGATCGCCGTAGGAGGTCAATAACACCTGATCGCCGCAGGAGACCATCTGAAGAGTATAGGATGATGGAGCATCGTGGTCCGAGGTCGTTGAATTCTCCTACTGACAGAAGGTCAACATCTATGGAGATTCGCTCTCCAAAACCTCATAGTCCTAGATCACCGTCACCTGGCTTTGAAAGGAGATCATCATTAGAAGGATATCATTCAAGTTCACGTAACTCAAAGGCATTTGACATGCCTGGTAGGAATGATCGTATGATGTCCCCAGAACCTACTTCTCCTAAGTCTCCAAGATCTAGACCTGATTCCCCTCTTTACAAGGAAGGTTTTGTAGCAGAGGAGCGGTGTCCATTGCCCCATGGTTATGATAGATCTATATCACCAGTGAGCAGGCAACGGTCGGAATCACCTGAAAGTAATGCCTTCAGATCTCATAATTCTGCCATGTTGAGGTCACCTGGTAATAGGAGTTCACCATCTCCGGATCATTGTGCACCTGCGATACGTTTATCAAGCCGGCTAAGATCTTCAAATAGCAGAAGGTCGCCTTCTTCAGAGCATCAAACATCAGATTCTCACAAGGCAGGGAAATCACTGAGTGGCAGAAGAAGGTCTTCCTATTTAGAGTGTAACTCATCATCATCTGGAAACTCAAGGCCAGGATCCCGTAACAGTCGCAGTAGGTCATCATCTCAGGAGAATCAGTATTAAATCAACATCTCATGTTGTGGTTGTAAAGAGATCAGTATCCTTTGTGTAGATAAGCTGATCACTGATACAGTACTGAGATGGGTTTATGTGTAATATGTTTTTAAATCATGTGGAAATTTAACTTGATGATATCCTGGGTAATGTCACTTGCTTGGATATTCTATTCGTGTGTTAAAGAGGATAGATAATTACAAGCTTTTTGAATGTCTAAATTATAGAATTCCAGAATCATTGGAGAATgcagtgtttattttatttttgatcctttaatgtggaaaatataaatatgtaggaATCAGTGTGA encodes:
- the LOC124160535 gene encoding serine/arginine repetitive matrix protein 2-like, producing the protein MVLKVIQVTNIPMQVTKDQMYTMFGCIGEIEDIRLYPTLRSMGTAFDSRICFIKYKKSSSADLAFYLSNTPLMNRTLQVAPCTEADEKGVIPCEEKGLEILVEEKQKNLGLTFMESHEDTFARISEELFKNGLPPYPDLPENYCSSIVEQTRRTLVVSNLDASINGDALVEHFTKAGEVKYVRLCQRQSDPGLYALVELVKHEAIIPGLKLNNSEIGEGIKIKVYHSVQAIEVNDNSLADIHELTNEKLTSSLSEYIENVFPTEKSGFHRSRSRSKSSREGSKSRDNKSGSSRRRRRSASRERHSSSSRYSKRSRSHRSGRRSGSRERRSSKSRGSKRSRSPGSRKRSPSPDYQPSKSRERRSSKSRSKRSRSPSAKKRSKSKERNSSKSGRSSRPKSPGGRKRSRSPSSRKRSKSRERNSTKSVRSSKPGSPSSRRRSKSGERSSSKLVRSSRPRSPSGRKRSRSPSYRRRSKSGERFSSKSDRSKRPRTPSRRKRSASPGGSRKRSTSRDRRPSKRGDSRRSRSHSIVKGSKTKDKGKSRSGRESRSPSRDSKSIKIPSKSNDPCGSRSPSVRKRSGSGEFSPKRIRSPSYRKSASVERNSSKPPSPRSPPSMRRSMSRENLPPKSPYDSRRSPSPSCARRPDSRECGSAERDVRPKSHKRSASHERSLSAPRSPRRSSSRGSMRRSPSKEHPSKFPSRRESQSRNSRRSSESEEGQSSKPYKSRRSVTPDHRRGPMTPDRHRRSTTPEHRRRSLTPDRLKGPMTPDRRRRSITPDRRRRSITPDRRRRPSEEYRMMEHRGPRSLNSPTDRRSTSMEIRSPKPHSPRSPSPGFERRSSLEGYHSSSRNSKAFDMPGRNDRMMSPEPTSPKSPRSRPDSPLYKEGFVAEERCPLPHGYDRSISPVSRQRSESPESNAFRSHNSAMLRSPGNRSSPSPDHCAPAIRLSSRLRSSNSRRSPSSEHQTSDSHKAGKSLSGRRRSSYLECNSSSSGNSRPGSRNSRSRSSSQENQY